The Enterococcus rotai genome includes a window with the following:
- a CDS encoding formate--tetrahydrofolate ligase, translated as MKTDIEISKEVDLLPINKVAESIGLTDEDLELFGKYKAKIDFQTIQRLADNNEGKLILVTSINPTPAGEGKSTVTIGLGDALNHIGKKTVIALREPSLGPVMGIKGGATGGGYAQVLPMEDINLHFTGDMHAITTANNALSALLDNHIQQGNELGIDARRVIWKRVVDLNDRALRQVIVGLGGPVQGVPREDGFDITVASEIMAILCLAIDLEDLKFRLGNIVIGYTFDRDPVTVSDLGVQGALTLLLKDALKPNLVQTIYGTAAFVHGGPFANIAHGCNSILATKTALKLGDYVVTEAGFGADLGGEKFLDIKVPNLKKAPDAVVIVATIRALKMHGGVAKNALNTENISALIKGFSNLHKHIENMQSYGLPVVVAINEFVTDTENEIEALRELCEAINVPVELTSVWEKGAEGGVALAKRVTQVIAEQTADFKTIYQMGMNLEDKIKAIVTKIYGGEDVSFSKKAQIQLATFEKYGWDRLPVCMAKTQYSLSDDPQKLGRPEVFTITIRELVPKIGAGFIVALTGDVMTMPGLPKKPAALNMDVDKDGNAFGLF; from the coding sequence ATGAAGACAGATATAGAAATTTCAAAGGAAGTTGACTTATTGCCTATTAATAAAGTAGCAGAATCAATTGGTTTAACAGATGAAGATCTAGAATTATTCGGGAAATACAAAGCTAAAATCGATTTTCAAACCATTCAGCGTCTGGCAGATAATAATGAAGGTAAATTGATCCTAGTAACTTCGATCAACCCCACGCCGGCTGGTGAAGGGAAATCAACAGTCACCATTGGTTTAGGAGATGCATTGAATCATATTGGTAAGAAAACAGTCATCGCATTACGTGAACCTTCATTGGGACCTGTTATGGGTATCAAAGGCGGTGCAACAGGTGGAGGATACGCTCAAGTGTTGCCAATGGAAGATATCAATCTGCATTTTACTGGGGATATGCATGCGATCACAACAGCTAATAATGCGCTTTCTGCTTTATTAGATAATCATATCCAACAAGGGAATGAACTTGGGATCGACGCTAGAAGGGTCATTTGGAAACGAGTAGTTGACTTGAATGATCGTGCGTTGCGTCAAGTAATCGTAGGCTTAGGCGGTCCAGTCCAAGGAGTGCCTCGTGAAGACGGTTTTGATATTACTGTGGCAAGTGAGATCATGGCCATATTATGTTTAGCAATCGACTTAGAAGATCTGAAGTTTAGGCTAGGAAATATTGTTATAGGCTATACCTTTGATCGTGATCCTGTAACGGTTAGTGATTTAGGCGTTCAAGGTGCTTTAACCTTACTATTGAAAGACGCACTCAAACCTAATTTAGTTCAAACAATATATGGCACTGCAGCATTTGTCCATGGCGGTCCATTTGCAAATATCGCACATGGCTGTAATAGTATTTTAGCAACGAAAACAGCGTTGAAGCTGGGGGATTATGTTGTAACTGAAGCAGGTTTCGGAGCTGATCTGGGTGGAGAGAAATTCTTAGATATCAAGGTCCCAAATTTAAAGAAAGCACCCGATGCAGTGGTGATTGTCGCAACGATCCGTGCGCTGAAAATGCATGGCGGAGTAGCTAAAAATGCGTTAAATACAGAAAATATTTCAGCTTTAATTAAAGGATTTTCAAATTTACACAAGCATATTGAAAATATGCAAAGTTATGGCTTACCTGTAGTTGTGGCGATCAATGAATTTGTAACCGATACTGAAAACGAAATCGAAGCTTTACGTGAATTATGTGAAGCAATCAACGTCCCTGTTGAGTTAACAAGCGTTTGGGAAAAAGGAGCTGAAGGCGGTGTTGCCTTAGCTAAACGTGTTACGCAAGTTATTGCAGAGCAAACAGCAGATTTTAAAACCATTTATCAAATGGGCATGAACTTGGAAGATAAAATCAAAGCAATCGTGACCAAAATTTATGGTGGAGAGGATGTGTCTTTTTCCAAAAAGGCCCAAATTCAATTAGCAACTTTCGAAAAATATGGGTGGGATCGTTTGCCGGTCTGTATGGCTAAAACTCAATATTCCTTATCCGATGATCCTCAAAAATTAGGGCGCCCAGAAGTGTTTACGATAACGATTCGTGAGTTGGTCCCAAAAATTGGCGCTGGATTTATTGTTGCGTTAACAGGCGATGTTATGACAATGCCAGGCTTACCAAAGAAACCAGCCGCGTTAAATATGGATGTAGATAAAGACGGGAATGCCTTTGGATTATTTTAA
- a CDS encoding CBS domain-containing protein encodes MGERAEEFLSSFNRIEKWFREQLNNPTNMGFSEMVRRLSRKKDSHIPLFQDDLLQMAQLRNAIVHEQISTDFVIAEPNEWAVNRMQEIEQALISPEKVLPKFAKKVTGFDINISIKDILAIVARKQYSQFPIYDAGIFKGLITVRGLGIWLAVESSKGDIQLEGRKAAELLVSNYKGSNYQFVGKDTTVFQVEELFVTQVRLEAILITKDGNPNGSLLGIIRPRDLYNNLEKE; translated from the coding sequence ATGGGTGAAAGAGCTGAAGAATTTTTAAGTAGTTTTAACCGAATTGAAAAGTGGTTTCGTGAACAATTGAATAATCCGACCAATATGGGCTTTAGTGAGATGGTTCGCAGACTATCAAGAAAAAAAGACAGCCATATTCCGCTTTTTCAAGATGATTTACTGCAAATGGCACAATTAAGAAACGCCATCGTACATGAACAAATCTCAACTGATTTCGTGATAGCTGAACCGAATGAATGGGCAGTGAATCGTATGCAGGAAATTGAACAAGCGTTGATCAGTCCAGAAAAAGTGCTGCCGAAGTTTGCAAAAAAGGTAACCGGATTTGATATAAATATTTCAATTAAAGATATTTTAGCGATTGTGGCACGTAAACAGTATTCACAATTTCCAATTTATGATGCAGGTATCTTTAAGGGACTAATTACAGTTCGTGGACTAGGAATTTGGTTAGCCGTTGAAAGCTCTAAAGGAGATATCCAATTAGAAGGTAGAAAAGCAGCCGAACTTTTGGTAAGCAATTATAAAGGAAGTAACTATCAATTTGTCGGCAAAGACACAACTGTGTTTCAGGTTGAAGAACTGTTCGTAACGCAAGTCAGATTAGAAGCGATATTGATTACAAAAGATGGTAACCCTAATGGAAGCTTACTTGGAATTATTCGTCCGAGGGATTTATACAATAATTTAGAGAAGGAATGA
- the lspA gene encoding signal peptidase II yields the protein MLAVYLIISAVLIGLDQWVKYLTVTNIPLGETKEFIPGFMSFTYLRNTGAAWSLLEGKMWFFYIVTVVVVAVVLYILIKHINGSKWFTIGLSLVLAGAVGNFIDRLRLGYVVDMFQTDFISFPIFNVADSALVIGVICIFIYLILDEKAAKDGKNGTN from the coding sequence TTGTTAGCAGTTTATCTGATTATTAGTGCAGTTTTGATCGGTTTAGATCAATGGGTAAAATATTTAACCGTAACAAATATTCCACTTGGAGAAACCAAAGAGTTTATCCCTGGCTTTATGTCGTTTACGTATCTTCGTAACACAGGAGCTGCTTGGAGTCTTTTAGAGGGAAAAATGTGGTTTTTTTATATTGTTACTGTGGTTGTCGTAGCCGTAGTTTTGTATATTTTAATCAAACATATTAATGGAAGTAAGTGGTTTACAATTGGGTTGAGTTTAGTTTTAGCAGGAGCCGTCGGCAATTTTATTGATCGTTTACGTTTAGGTTATGTTGTTGATATGTTCCAAACAGATTTTATCAGCTTTCCGATTTTCAATGTTGCTGACTCAGCGCTAGTTATTGGCGTGATATGTATTTTTATTTATCTGATTTTAGACGAAAAAGCAGCGAAGGATGGGAAAAATGGAACAAATTAA
- a CDS encoding RluA family pseudouridine synthase, with amino-acid sequence MEQINVKVKQEKGRIDKVLSDLLKEHSRSQIQQWLKDQNITVNGEVTRPNYKVKENDEISINVPEPVELDVVAEDIPIEIVYEDDDVLVINKPQGMVVHPSAGHQNGTLVNALLYHIKDLSSINGIIRPGIVHRIDKDTSGLLMVAKNDKAHEALAAQLKDKTSIRKYIALVHGEITHDKGEIDAPIGRSKNDRKMQAVIEGGKPAVTHFEVLERYEGYTLVQLQLETGRTHQIRVHMKYIGFPVAGDPLYGPRKTLKGNGQFLHAEVLGFKHPTTGQMMVFEAPLPELFEKTLDQLRNND; translated from the coding sequence ATGGAACAAATTAATGTAAAAGTAAAACAAGAAAAAGGACGGATCGATAAAGTTTTGAGTGATTTATTGAAAGAGCACTCACGTTCTCAGATCCAGCAATGGTTAAAAGATCAAAATATAACGGTCAATGGTGAAGTGACTCGTCCAAATTATAAAGTAAAAGAAAACGATGAAATCAGCATCAATGTACCAGAACCAGTCGAACTTGACGTTGTGGCTGAAGATATCCCGATTGAAATCGTATACGAAGATGATGATGTGTTGGTAATCAATAAACCGCAAGGCATGGTTGTGCATCCATCTGCTGGACATCAAAATGGGACCCTGGTCAATGCGTTGTTATATCACATCAAGGATCTTTCTTCGATCAATGGGATTATTCGACCAGGAATCGTTCATCGGATTGACAAAGACACATCTGGTTTATTGATGGTAGCCAAAAATGATAAAGCTCATGAGGCATTAGCAGCACAGTTAAAGGATAAAACATCGATTAGAAAATATATTGCTTTAGTTCATGGTGAAATTACACACGATAAAGGTGAGATTGATGCACCGATCGGCCGTTCAAAAAATGATCGAAAAATGCAAGCAGTCATTGAAGGTGGAAAACCAGCTGTGACTCATTTTGAAGTCTTAGAACGATATGAGGGATATACATTAGTTCAATTACAATTGGAAACAGGACGCACTCATCAAATACGTGTTCACATGAAATATATTGGGTTTCCAGTTGCAGGCGATCCACTTTATGGACCAAGAAAAACATTAAAAGGCAACGGTCAATTTTTACATGCTGAGGTTTTAGGGTTCAAACATCCTACAACTGGCCAAATGATGGTCTTTGAAGCGCCACTACCAGAGCTTTTTGAAAAAACTTTAGATCAATTAAGAAATAATGATTGA
- the pyrR gene encoding bifunctional pyr operon transcriptional regulator/uracil phosphoribosyltransferase PyrR, translating into MQKKEVVDAVTMKRALTRITYEIIERNKGIQDIVLVGIKTRGIYIAQRIAERLKQLEQIDVPVGELDITLYRDDMDGQSMKDRSLEEPELHSSDIPVSLEGKEVILIDDVLFTGRTIRAAMDAVMDLGRPRKISLAVLVDRGHRELPIRADYVGKNIPTSMAEEIIVEVEEKDGADRILIASIDE; encoded by the coding sequence ATGCAAAAAAAAGAAGTCGTTGACGCAGTAACGATGAAACGTGCACTTACAAGAATCACTTATGAAATTATTGAAAGAAACAAAGGAATCCAAGATATCGTATTGGTCGGCATCAAAACACGAGGAATCTACATCGCTCAACGAATTGCTGAACGTTTAAAACAATTAGAACAAATTGACGTTCCAGTCGGTGAGTTGGATATTACCTTATACCGAGATGATATGGACGGTCAATCGATGAAAGATCGTTCATTAGAAGAACCAGAACTTCACTCTTCTGACATTCCAGTTTCTTTAGAAGGCAAAGAAGTAATTCTGATCGATGACGTACTTTTTACAGGTCGGACAATCAGAGCGGCAATGGATGCAGTGATGGATCTTGGACGACCAAGAAAAATTTCATTAGCCGTTTTGGTAGATAGAGGTCACAGAGAACTTCCAATCAGAGCAGACTACGTAGGAAAAAATATTCCAACTTCTATGGCAGAAGAAATCATTGTTGAAGTTGAAGAAAAAGACGGAGCTGATCGAATTTTGATCGCCAGCATAGACGAATAG
- a CDS encoding solute carrier family 23 protein gives MTEKEFRNEEAVLDIHDKPKTAHWIGLSLQHLFTMFGATVLVPILVGIDPGIALVSSGLGTIVYLFVTKGKIPAYLGSSFAFIAAMQMLMKSDGYPAIAQGAMTTGLVYLIVSIIISKIGSAWLDKILPPIVVGPVVMVIGLGLASNAANNAMYNNGDYDFKFIAVALITLGLTIFYNMFFKGFLGLIPILLGIVSGYLVALLFGIVDVEPIKQAAWFAMPNFEIPFVQYQPKLHLNAITTMAPIAFVTMTEHIGHLMVLNKLTKRNFFQDPGLSKTLMGDGAAQIVAGLVGGPPVTSYGENIGVLAITRVHSVFVIAGAAVFAVGLGFVGKLSAIILSIPGPVISGISFVLFGVIAASGLKILIDNQINFDKKKNLLIASVILVIGIGGLVFKLDTFELSSMALATVLGIILNLILPETARSEEK, from the coding sequence ATGACAGAAAAAGAATTTCGCAATGAAGAAGCAGTATTAGATATTCACGATAAGCCCAAGACTGCACATTGGATCGGGTTAAGTTTACAGCATTTATTTACCATGTTTGGTGCAACAGTTTTAGTTCCGATTTTAGTAGGAATAGATCCAGGAATAGCTTTGGTCAGTTCAGGGCTTGGAACCATCGTTTACTTATTCGTAACGAAAGGTAAAATTCCAGCTTATCTGGGAAGTAGCTTTGCTTTTATTGCCGCTATGCAGATGTTGATGAAAAGTGACGGCTATCCAGCAATCGCACAAGGGGCAATGACAACAGGGTTGGTTTATCTGATTGTTTCCATTATCATCAGTAAAATAGGATCGGCTTGGCTAGACAAAATATTGCCACCAATCGTTGTTGGACCTGTAGTGATGGTCATCGGCTTAGGATTGGCTTCAAATGCTGCAAATAATGCTATGTACAACAATGGGGACTATGATTTCAAATTCATCGCGGTTGCGTTGATCACATTGGGGTTAACCATTTTCTATAACATGTTTTTCAAAGGCTTTCTGGGGTTGATTCCAATCTTACTAGGAATCGTTAGTGGGTATTTAGTTGCTTTATTATTCGGGATTGTAGATGTTGAACCAATCAAACAAGCTGCGTGGTTTGCCATGCCAAACTTCGAGATTCCTTTTGTTCAATATCAACCAAAACTCCATTTGAATGCAATCACAACGATGGCGCCGATCGCATTCGTCACAATGACGGAACATATCGGACACTTAATGGTCTTAAATAAATTGACTAAACGCAACTTCTTTCAAGATCCTGGTTTATCCAAAACGTTGATGGGAGACGGAGCGGCGCAAATCGTAGCTGGTTTAGTCGGCGGACCACCTGTTACAAGTTATGGCGAAAATATCGGTGTTCTAGCAATCACTCGTGTTCATAGTGTGTTCGTGATTGCAGGAGCTGCAGTGTTCGCAGTGGGATTAGGTTTTGTAGGGAAATTAAGTGCAATCATTTTAAGTATCCCTGGTCCAGTTATCTCTGGTATCAGCTTTGTCTTATTCGGTGTCATTGCGGCAAGTGGGTTGAAAATCCTGATTGACAATCAAATCAACTTTGATAAGAAAAAGAATCTATTGATCGCCTCAGTGATCTTAGTCATTGGGATTGGCGGATTGGTCTTTAAATTGGATACCTTTGAATTGTCATCAATGGCATTAGCAACAGTCTTAGGAATCATTCTAAACCTGATTTTACCTGAAACAGCGCGCAGTGAAGAAAAGTAG
- a CDS encoding aspartate carbamoyltransferase catalytic subunit: protein MIITSERISLKHLLTVEVLSDQEVMGLIHRAQEFKQGATWQPEKKQYFATNLFFENSTRTHKSFDVAEKKLGIEVIEFEESMSSVKKGETLYDTVLTMSAIGVDVAVIRHGEENYYDELIQSKTIQCSIINGGDGSGQHPTQCLLDLMTIYEEFGYFEGLKIAIVGDITHSRVAKSNMQMLKRLGATIFFSGPEEWYDKQFEAYGHYMPLDEVVETVDVMMLLRVQHERHDGSEIFSKEEYHQQYGLTVERAKRLQKHAVIMHPAPVNRDVELADSLVEGIQSRIIQQMSNGVYMRMAILEAVLQGKA, encoded by the coding sequence ATGATCATCACATCTGAACGTATCAGTTTAAAACATCTTTTAACAGTAGAAGTATTAAGTGACCAAGAAGTTATGGGCCTGATTCATCGTGCCCAAGAATTTAAACAAGGAGCGACTTGGCAACCTGAAAAAAAACAATACTTTGCGACAAACTTGTTCTTTGAAAATAGTACACGAACGCATAAGAGCTTTGATGTTGCCGAAAAAAAATTAGGGATTGAAGTTATTGAGTTTGAAGAAAGTATGAGCTCAGTCAAAAAAGGTGAAACACTTTATGATACAGTGCTGACAATGTCGGCAATCGGAGTTGATGTGGCAGTCATTCGTCATGGAGAAGAAAATTATTATGATGAACTGATTCAAAGTAAAACAATCCAATGTTCCATTATTAATGGTGGTGACGGCAGTGGTCAACATCCTACCCAATGCCTATTAGATTTAATGACAATATACGAGGAATTTGGATACTTTGAGGGATTGAAAATTGCAATCGTCGGGGATATTACACATTCTAGAGTAGCGAAATCAAACATGCAGATGTTAAAGAGACTTGGCGCAACGATCTTTTTCTCAGGACCAGAGGAATGGTACGATAAGCAATTTGAAGCTTATGGCCATTATATGCCGTTAGATGAAGTGGTCGAAACAGTTGATGTGATGATGTTGCTTAGAGTGCAACATGAACGCCATGATGGTTCAGAAATATTCTCAAAAGAAGAGTACCATCAGCAATATGGCCTAACGGTTGAGCGCGCAAAACGACTACAAAAACATGCGGTCATCATGCATCCTGCTCCTGTGAATCGTGATGTTGAGCTGGCTGATTCTTTAGTAGAAGGAATCCAATCTAGAATCATCCAACAGATGAGTAATGGTGTCTATATGAGAATGGCAATTTTAGAAGCAGTATTACAAGGAAAGGCATAG
- a CDS encoding dihydroorotase produces the protein MKTLIKNGKIIKKDNQLIPAEIWIEEGKIRAIGEFFEESTFDKVYDAKGQLIVPGLVDVHVHLREPGFTYKETIETGSKSAARGGYTTVCAMPNLNPVPDTAEKLKEVYEIIEKNAVVKVLQYAPITEELRSETLTDQKALKEVGAFAFTNDGVGVQTAGIMYLAMKEAAALDMAIVAHTEDESLLFGGVMHEGEISKKLGLPGILSSTEASQIARDVVLAGETGVHYHVCHVSTKESVRVIRDAKRAGIHVTAEVAPHHLILVDENIPEDNGFWKMNPPLRATSDRDALIEGLLDGTIDCIATDHAPHGLEEKNQTFLKAPFGIVGSETAFQLIYTNFVETGKFTLEQVIDWMATKPAEIFGLDAGTLTIGAPADISIFDLELEETIDDQDFESLGVNTPFVGWKVKGNTLMTFVDGQSAWAKGDA, from the coding sequence ATGAAAACACTTATCAAGAATGGGAAAATCATAAAAAAAGATAATCAATTGATTCCAGCAGAAATATGGATCGAAGAGGGCAAGATCAGAGCAATTGGAGAATTTTTTGAAGAAAGTACATTTGATAAAGTCTACGATGCCAAAGGTCAATTGATCGTACCAGGATTAGTGGATGTCCATGTTCATCTAAGAGAACCAGGGTTTACTTATAAAGAAACAATCGAAACGGGTAGTAAATCAGCAGCCAGAGGTGGATATACAACGGTTTGTGCAATGCCCAATTTAAATCCTGTTCCTGATACTGCAGAAAAATTAAAAGAAGTATACGAAATCATTGAAAAAAATGCTGTAGTGAAAGTGCTACAATATGCTCCAATCACAGAGGAATTACGCAGTGAAACATTGACCGACCAAAAAGCGTTAAAAGAAGTTGGCGCTTTCGCATTTACAAACGACGGTGTAGGCGTACAAACAGCAGGGATTATGTATCTTGCAATGAAAGAAGCAGCAGCACTTGATATGGCAATCGTGGCCCACACAGAAGATGAGTCACTACTTTTTGGCGGAGTCATGCACGAGGGTGAAATTTCTAAAAAGTTAGGTTTACCAGGGATTTTAAGTTCAACTGAAGCATCACAGATTGCTCGTGATGTTGTCTTAGCCGGTGAAACAGGTGTTCACTATCATGTCTGCCACGTTTCAACAAAAGAAAGTGTTCGTGTCATCCGTGATGCCAAACGAGCTGGGATTCACGTTACAGCAGAAGTTGCGCCACATCATTTGATTTTAGTTGATGAAAACATCCCTGAAGACAACGGTTTCTGGAAAATGAATCCGCCGCTTAGAGCAACATCTGATCGTGATGCACTAATCGAAGGGTTACTAGATGGTACGATCGATTGTATCGCAACGGATCATGCGCCACATGGACTAGAAGAAAAAAATCAAACATTCTTAAAAGCTCCCTTTGGTATAGTTGGGAGTGAAACAGCTTTTCAACTAATCTATACGAATTTTGTTGAAACAGGAAAATTCACCTTGGAACAAGTCATTGATTGGATGGCAACCAAACCCGCAGAAATTTTCGGTCTAGATGCAGGAACACTAACGATTGGTGCTCCGGCAGACATCTCTATTTTTGACTTAGAGCTAGAAGAAACAATCGACGATCAGGACTTTGAATCACTCGGTGTTAATACACCGTTTGTTGGTTGGAAAGTCAAAGGGAACACATTAATGACCTTTGTTGATGGACAATCAGCTTGGGCTAAGGGAGATGCATAA
- a CDS encoding carbamoyl phosphate synthase small subunit: MKRLLILEDGTVFEGKAFGAQVNVVGEIVFTTSMTGYQETITDQSFNGQIITFTYPMVGNYGVNRDDYESISPTCKGVVVKEHARLASNWRAQMTLDEFLKRKGIPGISGIDTRALTRKLRSVGTMKAGFIDIDDDLTHEFDQLKATVLPKNQVAQVSTTKPYPSPGIGRNVIVVDFGLKHSILRELSKRHCNLTVLPYNTDAETILELSPDGVMLTNGPGDPKDVPEAIEMIQAIQGKVPIFGICLGHQLFALANGADTYKMKFGHRGLNHPVREIATGRIDFTSQNHGYAVDAATVDPEKLMVTHVEVNDGSVEGVRHRQYPAFTVQYHPDAAPGPHDGLHLFDEFMELMDAWKEQD; this comes from the coding sequence TTGAAACGACTATTGATACTAGAAGACGGAACCGTTTTTGAAGGAAAAGCCTTTGGTGCACAGGTCAACGTTGTTGGAGAGATTGTTTTTACAACAAGTATGACAGGCTACCAAGAAACGATCACTGACCAAAGTTTCAATGGTCAAATTATTACATTTACCTATCCGATGGTCGGAAACTATGGTGTCAATCGTGATGATTATGAATCAATTTCGCCTACTTGTAAAGGCGTGGTAGTGAAAGAACATGCGCGTTTAGCTTCAAACTGGCGGGCACAGATGACGCTGGACGAATTTCTAAAAAGAAAAGGCATACCAGGGATTTCAGGAATCGACACTCGTGCATTGACTAGAAAACTCCGTTCTGTTGGAACCATGAAAGCTGGGTTTATCGATATTGATGACGATTTGACGCATGAATTTGATCAATTAAAAGCTACAGTCTTGCCAAAAAATCAAGTAGCGCAAGTTTCGACAACCAAACCTTATCCAAGTCCTGGAATCGGTAGAAATGTGATCGTTGTTGATTTTGGTTTGAAGCATAGTATTTTAAGAGAATTATCAAAACGACATTGCAACTTGACCGTGTTACCGTACAACACTGATGCGGAAACGATTTTAGAACTTTCACCAGATGGTGTGATGTTGACAAATGGCCCAGGGGACCCAAAAGATGTGCCAGAAGCGATTGAAATGATTCAAGCAATCCAAGGAAAAGTCCCGATTTTCGGTATTTGCCTAGGGCATCAACTATTCGCTTTAGCTAATGGAGCAGATACCTATAAAATGAAGTTTGGTCATCGGGGCTTAAATCATCCGGTTCGAGAAATAGCAACTGGGAGAATCGATTTTACCTCACAAAATCATGGCTATGCAGTTGATGCTGCAACAGTTGATCCTGAGAAGTTGATGGTTACTCATGTAGAAGTGAATGATGGCTCAGTAGAAGGGGTTAGACATCGTCAATACCCGGCCTTTACTGTTCAATACCACCCAGATGCAGCACCAGGTCCACACGATGGTCTACATTTGTTTGACGAATTTATGGAATTAATGGATGCATGGAAGGAGCAGGACTAA